A genomic stretch from Schistosoma haematobium chromosome 4, whole genome shotgun sequence includes:
- the CCNG2_1 gene encoding cyclin G2, variant 3 (EggNog:ENOG410V8PI~COG:D), with product MMVTSSRNTVGIFGAPTNNVPKAVLPSVKSPRKGRRLKKRLEVSETNSESHQEITSSSHYRTFENDLIPGRSLSPQTSSLCTPTHFSGIRCQAFYYAIQEKLFSSLSQEKLLYIGNEHLLAVNSDLDDKVDAALRAETLFKLWSLHSAYYSLSSIIFCKAVCLMDLLVARVKVKPKYAMCVAAACYYITSKFERSSEHVSPTPESLVTLSRCGGTAADLTRMVEIILTKLGPSSVAAIGACSATAIDFLSIFSSFGIPFASYQNESRNQNSWLPVPISICRQIEIALVSSEVSCFRPSCLALALLNHLCFNSAVGSLGSADDWLQFHTSDLYNLSLICNISWTDVVACSSTLKEALTKTSGSYTVQDYPSSRLLGSSPPLVWTLSRRTQRSISTSSPPALSTITEVDEERVLLNDIFSNMDLGL from the exons ATGATGGTAACAAGCTCAAGAAACACTGTGGGGATCTTTGGAGCGCCAACCAATAATGTACCTAAGGCAGTGCTTCCATCTGTAAAGTCCCCCAGAAAAGGTCGCCGTCTGAAAAAACGTCTGGAAGTTTCCGAGACAAATTCGGAGTCACATCAAGAAATCACTTCTTCTAGTCATTATAGAACTTTCGAAAATGACCTTATTCCTGGCCGAAGTCTTTCACCACAAACCTCCAGTCTTTGCACACCAACTCACTTTTCAGGCATTCGCTGCCAAGCA TTTTACTACGCTATTCAGGAAAAATTATTCTCTTCTTTGTCTCAAGAAAAATTACTTTACATTGGTAATGAGCATTTGCTAGCTGTGAACTCA GATTTGGATGATAAAGTTGACGCAGCATTGAGAGCAGAAACTTTGTTCAAATTGTGGTCCTTACATAGCGCCTATTATTCGCTTTCCTCCATCATATTCTGCAAGGCAGTGTGTTTAATGGATTTACTGGTTGCTAGAGTCAAA GTTAAACCAAAGTACGCAATGTGCGTGGCCGCTGCATGCTACTACATCACTTCCAAGTTCGAGAGATCATCC GAACACGTTTCACCCACACCTGAAAGCCTTGTAACGCTATCACGATGTGGCGGCACAGCTGCTGATCTGACGCGAATGGTGGAAATTATCCTTACAAAGTTGGGGCCTTCCAGCGTTGCTGCTATCGGTGCATGCTCGGCTACAGCCATTGATTTTCTGTCCATTTTCTCCTCGTTCGGCATCCCGTTTGCGTCCTATCAGAATGAATCTAGAAATCAAAACTCTTGGTTGCCTGTCCCTATTTCTATTTGTCGTCAGATCGAAATAGCTCTAGTCTCCTCAGAGGTATCGTGCTTTCGTCCTTCGTGCCTAGCACTGGCCTTGCTCAATCATCTTTGTTTTAATTCAGCTGTGGGGTCACTGGGTTCAGCTGACGATTGGTTGCAGTTCCATACGTCTGACCTCTATAATTTGTCACTTATATGTAAC ATTTCTTGGACTGATGTTGTTGCATGTTCTTCCACATTGAAGGAAGCACTTACCAAAACATCGGGATCCTACACAGTTCAGGATTACCCTTCATCCCGTCTATTAGGCAGCTCCCCACCACTTGTGTGGACGTTATCAAGGCGCACACAACGCAGCATTTCTACATCTTCTCCTCCAGCTCTTTCAACTATCACAGAGGTAGATGAGGAGCGGGTTcttttaaatgatattttttcGAACATGGATTTGGGTTTATA
- the CCNG2_1 gene encoding cyclin G2, variant 2 (EggNog:ENOG410V8PI~COG:D), with protein sequence MCVAAACYYITSKFERSSEHVSPTPESLVTLSRCGGTAADLTRMVEIILTKLGPSSVAAIGACSATAIDFLSIFSSFGIPFASYQNESRNQNSWLPVPISICRQIEIALVSSEVSCFRPSCLALALLNHLCFNSAVGSLGSADDWLQFHTSDLYNLSLICNISWTDVVACSSTLKEALTKTSGSYTVQDYPSSRLLGSSPPLVWTLSRRTQRSISTSSPPALSTITEVDEERVLLNDIFSNMDLGL encoded by the exons ATGTGCGTGGCCGCTGCATGCTACTACATCACTTCCAAGTTCGAGAGATCATCC GAACACGTTTCACCCACACCTGAAAGCCTTGTAACGCTATCACGATGTGGCGGCACAGCTGCTGATCTGACGCGAATGGTGGAAATTATCCTTACAAAGTTGGGGCCTTCCAGCGTTGCTGCTATCGGTGCATGCTCGGCTACAGCCATTGATTTTCTGTCCATTTTCTCCTCGTTCGGCATCCCGTTTGCGTCCTATCAGAATGAATCTAGAAATCAAAACTCTTGGTTGCCTGTCCCTATTTCTATTTGTCGTCAGATCGAAATAGCTCTAGTCTCCTCAGAGGTATCGTGCTTTCGTCCTTCGTGCCTAGCACTGGCCTTGCTCAATCATCTTTGTTTTAATTCAGCTGTGGGGTCACTGGGTTCAGCTGACGATTGGTTGCAGTTCCATACGTCTGACCTCTATAATTTGTCACTTATATGTAAC ATTTCTTGGACTGATGTTGTTGCATGTTCTTCCACATTGAAGGAAGCACTTACCAAAACATCGGGATCCTACACAGTTCAGGATTACCCTTCATCCCGTCTATTAGGCAGCTCCCCACCACTTGTGTGGACGTTATCAAGGCGCACACAACGCAGCATTTCTACATCTTCTCCTCCAGCTCTTTCAACTATCACAGAGGTAGATGAGGAGCGGGTTcttttaaatgatattttttcGAACATGGATTTGGGTTTATA
- the CCNG2_1 gene encoding cyclin G2 (EggNog:ENOG410V8PI~COG:D): protein MMVTSSRNTVGIFGAPTNNVPKAVLPSVKSPRKGRRLKKRLEVSETNSESHQEITSSSHYRTFENDLIPGRSLSPQTSSLCTPTHFSGIRCQAFYYAIQEKLFSSLSQEKLLYIGNEHLLAVNSDLDDKVDAALRAETLFKLWSLHSAYYSLSSIIFCKAVCLMDLLVARVKVKPKYAMCVAAACYYITSKFERSSVSIFLRIQRICIQAFKCLMLQYTRELLLRI from the exons ATGATGGTAACAAGCTCAAGAAACACTGTGGGGATCTTTGGAGCGCCAACCAATAATGTACCTAAGGCAGTGCTTCCATCTGTAAAGTCCCCCAGAAAAGGTCGCCGTCTGAAAAAACGTCTGGAAGTTTCCGAGACAAATTCGGAGTCACATCAAGAAATCACTTCTTCTAGTCATTATAGAACTTTCGAAAATGACCTTATTCCTGGCCGAAGTCTTTCACCACAAACCTCCAGTCTTTGCACACCAACTCACTTTTCAGGCATTCGCTGCCAAGCA TTTTACTACGCTATTCAGGAAAAATTATTCTCTTCTTTGTCTCAAGAAAAATTACTTTACATTGGTAATGAGCATTTGCTAGCTGTGAACTCA GATTTGGATGATAAAGTTGACGCAGCATTGAGAGCAGAAACTTTGTTCAAATTGTGGTCCTTACATAGCGCCTATTATTCGCTTTCCTCCATCATATTCTGCAAGGCAGTGTGTTTAATGGATTTACTGGTTGCTAGAGTCAAA GTTAAACCAAAGTACGCAATGTGCGTGGCCGCTGCATGCTACTACATCACTTCCAAGTTCGAGAGATCATCCGTAAGTATATTTTTAAGAATTCAACGAATATGTATACAAGCTTTTAAATGCCTGATGTTACAGTATACGAGGGAGCTTTTATTACGAATTTAA